Proteins from one Felis catus mitochondrion, complete genome genomic window:
- the ATP8 gene encoding ATP synthase F0 subunit 8, whose product MPQLDTSTWSITIMSMIMTLFIVFQLKISKYLYPSNPEPKSMTTLKQRNPWEKKWTKIYSPLSLPQQ is encoded by the coding sequence CACAACTAGATACATCCACCTGATCCATCACTATTATATCAATAATTATAACACTATTTATTGTATTCCAACTAAAAATCTCAAAATACTTATATCCATCAAACCCAGAACCTAAATCCATAACCACACTAAAACAACGGAATCCCTGAGAAAAAAAATGAACGAAAATCTATTCGCCTCTTTCACTACCCCAACAATAA